The following are encoded together in the Cyanobacterium aponinum PCC 10605 genome:
- the coaBC gene encoding bifunctional phosphopantothenoylcysteine decarboxylase/phosphopantothenate--cysteine ligase CoaBC produces the protein MTNRDGSKSSLHKIHVLVAIGGGIAAYKVCELISQLFKKEAKVKVILTESAQKFITPLTVSTLSRHQAYTDEDFWQPTHSRPLHIALGEWADLMIIAPLTANTLAKLVYGLGDNLLTNTVLASTCPIIVAPAMNTEMWLQKSVQNNWQKLGEDKRYFSLHTNTGLLACDRYGQGRMAEATEIITAIESVIITNGKRDLVGKNVLISAGNTREYLDYVRFIGNPATGKMGIALACACYYRGANVTLVAGNISNELLQYTPPIQIISVVTAQQMEKAMLSNFVQADIILMAAAVADVKPKHYFPDKLGKKSLPQSIELEYVTDIVAQLGEKKKPSQKLIGFAAQTKDIVTPAMSKLIRKKLDAIVTNPIDKDNAGFGSDTNEAIFISKDGTQTVIPSTSKLLLAHRILDLALKN, from the coding sequence ATGACGAATCGTGATGGTAGCAAATCTAGTTTACATAAAATTCATGTTTTGGTGGCAATTGGGGGAGGAATAGCGGCTTATAAAGTTTGTGAATTAATCTCCCAGTTGTTTAAAAAGGAAGCCAAAGTTAAAGTAATTTTGACCGAATCTGCCCAAAAATTTATTACTCCCCTTACGGTTTCCACTTTATCCCGTCATCAAGCCTATACGGATGAAGACTTCTGGCAACCTACTCATTCTCGCCCTCTACACATTGCCTTGGGAGAATGGGCTGATTTGATGATTATTGCCCCCCTGACGGCTAATACTCTAGCTAAATTAGTTTACGGCTTAGGAGATAATCTTCTTACCAATACGGTTTTAGCCTCCACCTGTCCGATTATCGTTGCCCCTGCCATGAATACAGAAATGTGGCTACAAAAATCAGTACAAAACAACTGGCAAAAGTTGGGAGAAGATAAACGTTATTTTTCTTTACATACTAATACTGGTTTACTAGCGTGCGATCGCTATGGTCAAGGTAGAATGGCTGAAGCAACAGAAATAATAACCGCTATTGAATCGGTTATTATTACCAATGGTAAAAGGGATTTAGTGGGGAAAAATGTCCTAATTAGTGCGGGAAATACAAGGGAATATCTTGATTATGTGCGTTTTATTGGTAATCCTGCCACAGGAAAAATGGGCATTGCCTTAGCCTGTGCCTGTTATTATCGTGGAGCGAATGTAACCTTGGTTGCCGGAAATATTAGTAATGAGTTATTACAATATACTCCCCCTATTCAAATTATTTCTGTGGTTACGGCACAACAAATGGAAAAAGCAATGTTAAGTAATTTTGTCCAAGCGGATATTATTCTGATGGCGGCGGCAGTGGCAGATGTCAAACCAAAACATTATTTTCCTGATAAATTGGGGAAAAAATCGCTCCCTCAAAGTATTGAGTTAGAATACGTTACTGATATTGTTGCTCAGTTGGGAGAAAAGAAAAAACCTTCTCAAAAGCTGATTGGTTTTGCCGCCCAAACGAAGGATATTGTAACTCCTGCCATGTCCAAATTGATACGTAAAAAGTTAGATGCGATCGTCACTAACCCTATTGATAAGGATAATGCAGGATTCGGAAGTGATACCAATGAAGCTATTTTCATCAGCAAAGATGGCACACAAACGGTTATACCCTCCACATCTAAACTTCTTTTAGCCCACAGGATACTCGATTTAGCACTCAAGAATTAA
- a CDS encoding ABC transporter ATP-binding protein, whose product MASFRDLIKYYEDYKITVIFSIGIAGLFEIIDLTVPYLIGQILDIISDQKVDNFTNNLIDKTGFLFPYLQDYTTLSLTILVMFIFIITVVRAPIQPWIASWFHWEVALKSRKDYSEKVIEKILSLPLSFYDENNPGRIAGRVARGIANHTWTYPEIAGQLIPKLIRVFGIFLVILLLEKWIAIGFIISFLLILIFTLIHLQKLIREEQLLDKHQENTESRTSEIITNIKTVKAFATESQELHRQKKRLNREYQVVINRIHLGYVKLATWSRAVVQLSLFLVFISILIPTVKQQISLGHFITIYTIASMAYSEIEPISNLAEVFARRYASMIRFHEFMNLPVGEDASSLSPSFSGQNSYQFTGKIELKNIAFGYHQNRLVLEDINLLINPYETVALVGKSGSGKSTLVKLLYRYFEPIKGQIFIDGKNIYDLDITNYRKRLAIVHQDVDMFNGTIFDNLIYGNPYVSVEEVKRACAIARVDEFIRELPDGYYTVVGERGVRLSGGQKQRLGIARALIMNPDVLIFDEATSSLDYESEREIQLAMRSIFGTRTTIIIAHRLSTVREADKIVVLDQGKIAELGNHEQLLAQQGIYQRLHSLQESGDLY is encoded by the coding sequence ATGGCTTCATTTCGAGACTTAATTAAATATTATGAAGATTATAAAATAACGGTTATTTTTAGTATTGGAATTGCTGGTTTATTTGAAATAATTGATTTAACAGTACCTTATTTAATCGGACAAATCCTTGATATTATTTCTGACCAGAAAGTAGATAATTTTACTAATAATTTAATTGATAAAACAGGATTTTTATTTCCTTATTTGCAAGATTATACAACTTTATCTCTGACAATTTTGGTAATGTTCATTTTTATAATTACTGTTGTTAGAGCACCTATTCAACCTTGGATAGCTTCTTGGTTTCATTGGGAAGTTGCCTTAAAATCTCGTAAAGATTATTCAGAAAAAGTAATAGAGAAAATACTTTCCTTACCTTTAAGTTTTTATGATGAAAATAATCCGGGAAGAATAGCAGGAAGGGTTGCTAGAGGCATTGCAAACCATACATGGACTTATCCTGAAATTGCAGGTCAATTAATTCCTAAGTTGATCAGAGTTTTCGGAATTTTTCTTGTTATTCTTTTATTAGAAAAATGGATTGCTATTGGTTTTATTATCTCTTTCTTATTAATTTTAATTTTTACTTTAATTCATCTACAAAAATTAATTAGAGAGGAACAATTATTAGATAAACATCAAGAAAATACCGAAAGTCGTACATCAGAAATTATTACCAACATAAAAACAGTTAAGGCTTTTGCCACAGAATCACAGGAATTACATAGGCAAAAAAAACGTCTTAATCGTGAATATCAAGTAGTTATTAATCGTATTCATTTGGGCTATGTAAAATTAGCTACATGGTCGAGAGCCGTGGTTCAATTATCCTTATTTTTAGTATTTATTTCTATTCTTATTCCTACTGTTAAACAACAAATTTCTTTAGGACACTTCATCACAATTTATACCATTGCTAGTATGGCTTACAGTGAAATTGAACCCATTAGTAATTTAGCTGAAGTTTTTGCTCGTCGTTATGCTTCGATGATTCGTTTTCATGAATTTATGAATTTGCCCGTTGGGGAGGATGCTTCTAGCTTATCTCCTTCTTTTTCTGGTCAAAATTCTTATCAATTTACTGGAAAAATAGAATTAAAAAATATTGCTTTTGGTTATCATCAAAATCGGTTGGTTTTAGAAGATATTAACTTATTAATTAATCCGTATGAAACTGTGGCTTTAGTGGGTAAATCTGGTTCAGGAAAATCAACTTTAGTTAAGTTGTTATATCGTTATTTTGAACCCATAAAAGGACAAATTTTCATAGATGGAAAAAATATTTATGATCTTGATATTACAAACTATAGAAAGCGTTTAGCTATTGTTCATCAAGATGTGGATATGTTCAACGGTACAATTTTTGATAATCTAATTTATGGTAATCCTTATGTTAGCGTTGAGGAAGTAAAAAGAGCTTGTGCGATCGCACGTGTGGATGAGTTTATTAGAGAATTACCAGATGGATATTATACCGTAGTAGGAGAAAGGGGAGTCAGACTATCAGGAGGGCAAAAACAAAGACTCGGCATCGCAAGGGCATTAATTATGAATCCTGATGTTTTAATCTTCGATGAAGCAACATCTAGTCTTGATTATGAGTCAGAAAGGGAAATTCAACTAGCGATGCGATCAATTTTTGGTACTCGCACAACCATTATTATCGCCCATCGTCTCAGTACCGTTCGAGAGGCAGATAAAATAGTGGTCTTAGATCAAGGTAAAATAGCTGAATTGGGTAATCATGAACAATTATTAGCTCAACAGGGTATTTATCAAAGATTACATTCTTTACAAGAAAGCGGTGATTTATATTGA
- a CDS encoding ribonuclease HII: MKQKKINFLESSLNYSLLKSDSDSLIVGVDEVGRGCLFGGVVAAAVAMPLKKIHLLRDIGVNDSKKLTPRKRESLINPIKAVVDCYSIVEVDNITIDQINIFQASLLAMTRAILNLSISPYLCLVDGKFTLPNLSFPQISLIKGDMRSPLIASASILAKVWRDEKMLEYDQRYTNYDLKNNKGYGTKKHLDAIALYGLTPLHRKSFNCGQ, from the coding sequence ATGAAACAAAAGAAGATCAATTTTTTAGAATCTAGTTTAAATTATTCTTTGTTAAAGTCTGATTCTGATTCTTTAATTGTGGGAGTTGATGAAGTGGGGAGGGGGTGTTTATTTGGGGGAGTAGTAGCGGCGGCGGTGGCAATGCCTTTGAAGAAAATACATTTATTGAGGGATATTGGGGTAAATGATAGCAAAAAGTTAACACCTAGAAAGAGAGAGAGTTTGATAAATCCGATAAAGGCGGTGGTTGACTGTTACTCTATTGTGGAAGTAGATAATATTACTATTGATCAAATTAACATTTTTCAGGCTTCTCTATTGGCTATGACGAGAGCTATTCTTAATTTGTCTATTTCTCCTTATCTTTGTTTAGTTGATGGTAAGTTTACTTTACCTAATTTATCTTTTCCTCAAATATCTTTGATTAAGGGAGATATGCGATCGCCTCTTATTGCTTCTGCTAGTATTTTAGCGAAGGTATGGCGAGATGAAAAGATGCTCGAATATGATCAACGATACACCAACTATGACTTAAAAAATAATAAAGGTTATGGTACAAAAAAACATCTAGATGCGATCGCACTTTATGGTTTAACTCCTTTACATCGGAAATCTTTTAATTGTGGTCAGTGA
- a CDS encoding cofactor assembly of complex C subunit B yields MTSTLLLTILLMIGLFFFIRGSIKDRTEIVTLACQDNEDNILSYLRNYFLQRSYQVKAIDPDKNKVTLEGFVSPSIFLASFLSFLAGCGLFCFALVLSMLFKTEYIYFVGLVIFAPLAGWFYWRGASRVEEVAFRLDAKPENSKDTIITIQAHRDELIELQSSFPFSYTVQDD; encoded by the coding sequence ATGACTTCTACTCTACTCTTAACTATACTGTTGATGATAGGTTTATTCTTTTTCATTAGAGGCAGTATCAAAGACCGTACAGAAATTGTAACCTTAGCTTGTCAAGACAACGAGGATAATATTCTTAGTTATTTACGCAATTATTTTCTGCAAAGATCTTATCAGGTAAAAGCCATTGATCCAGATAAAAATAAAGTAACCCTAGAAGGTTTTGTTTCTCCTAGTATCTTTCTAGCTAGTTTTCTTAGCTTTTTAGCTGGTTGTGGCTTATTCTGTTTTGCCTTAGTATTATCAATGTTATTTAAGACAGAATACATCTACTTCGTCGGTTTAGTAATTTTTGCACCCCTTGCCGGTTGGTTTTATTGGCGTGGTGCTAGTCGAGTAGAAGAAGTAGCTTTTCGTTTGGATGCCAAACCAGAAAATTCCAAGGATACAATCATCACCATTCAGGCTCACCGAGATGAATTAATTGAGTTACAAAGCTCTTTCCCTTTTTCCTATACTGTGCAGGATGATTAA
- a CDS encoding ion channel has product MGKRKKSLSVVKKKGNNFIELGKAWFDWGDIYHFLLTISWASFFSLIIFAYLILNGIFAIAYMSVSEGINNVRPNSFLDAFSFSVQTMATIGYGAMYPESLPAHTLVAIEVFIGLLGLAMITSLMFVRFSRPTARVLFSKVAVICPYNGVPTLMFRVANLRNNWIVEAQVRVSLLMPDTTTTEGYTMRHLVDLSLVRSQTPFLALTWMIMHPINSNSPLFSINQEEFLREDYQIFITLMGFDGTLSQTIHGRHIYFNQDIIWDHHFVDVVRITPDGNRYIDDAKFHDILPV; this is encoded by the coding sequence ATGGGAAAAAGAAAAAAATCTTTATCGGTGGTAAAAAAGAAGGGAAATAACTTTATTGAATTAGGAAAGGCTTGGTTTGATTGGGGAGATATTTATCATTTTTTATTAACTATCAGTTGGGCTAGTTTTTTTTCATTAATCATCTTTGCATATCTAATCTTAAATGGCATTTTTGCCATAGCCTACATGAGTGTTAGTGAGGGTATTAATAATGTTCGTCCTAATTCTTTTCTTGATGCTTTTTCTTTTAGTGTGCAAACTATGGCAACCATTGGCTATGGTGCGATGTATCCAGAGAGTTTACCTGCGCACACTCTAGTTGCGATCGAGGTTTTTATTGGTTTACTGGGATTAGCAATGATTACCAGTTTAATGTTTGTGCGTTTTTCTCGCCCTACCGCAAGAGTTTTATTCAGTAAAGTTGCGGTAATATGTCCTTACAATGGTGTTCCTACATTAATGTTTCGAGTAGCGAATTTAAGAAACAATTGGATTGTTGAAGCACAAGTGAGAGTAAGTTTATTAATGCCGGACACTACAACAACAGAAGGTTACACCATGCGACACTTAGTTGATTTATCTTTAGTGCGATCGCAAACTCCCTTTTTGGCATTGACGTGGATGATTATGCACCCAATCAATTCTAATAGTCCTCTTTTTTCTATTAATCAAGAGGAATTTTTGCGAGAGGATTATCAAATTTTTATTACTTTAATGGGATTTGATGGTACATTATCTCAAACAATTCATGGTCGTCATATTTATTTTAATCAAGATATTATTTGGGATCATCATTTTGTTGATGTTGTCAGAATTACTCCTGACGGAAACCGCTACATTGACGATGCAAAATTTCATGATATACTGCCTGTGTAA
- a CDS encoding MlaE family lipid ABC transporter permease subunit, with the protein MNKLLDRLLSGLFLMGQIIVHILQGKIYRNNTMEQMAFVGPASLSIALITAVFVGMVFTIQVAREFIYFGATSAVGGVLAIALTRELAPVLTAVVLAGRVGSAFAAEIGTMKVTEQIDALQILKTDPVDYLVTPRVMACCLMLPILTIVSLFMGMMGGLVIADSLYDISNTVFLDSIRNFLKPWDLIASMLKSLVFGIIIAVIGCNWGLTTTGGAKGVGQSTTAAVVISLITIFITNFILSWLMFQGTGSAVID; encoded by the coding sequence ATGAATAAACTATTAGACCGTTTGTTATCGGGTTTATTTTTGATGGGGCAAATTATTGTCCATATTTTGCAGGGAAAAATTTACCGTAACAATACGATGGAACAAATGGCATTTGTAGGTCCTGCCTCTTTGAGTATTGCTTTAATTACGGCGGTCTTTGTGGGTATGGTTTTTACTATTCAAGTGGCAAGGGAGTTTATTTATTTTGGAGCAACTAGCGCCGTTGGGGGGGTTCTTGCGATCGCACTTACAAGAGAATTAGCCCCTGTTTTGACTGCCGTTGTTTTGGCGGGGAGAGTAGGAAGTGCTTTTGCCGCAGAAATTGGCACGATGAAAGTAACAGAACAAATAGACGCTCTGCAAATCCTTAAAACCGATCCTGTTGATTACTTGGTAACGCCAAGGGTAATGGCTTGTTGCTTAATGTTGCCGATTTTAACCATTGTCTCTCTATTTATGGGTATGATGGGGGGCTTAGTCATAGCTGATTCTCTTTATGATATTTCCAACACAGTTTTTTTGGACTCCATACGTAATTTTTTAAAACCCTGGGACTTAATCGCTTCCATGCTTAAATCCTTAGTTTTTGGCATTATTATTGCAGTTATCGGCTGTAATTGGGGATTGACTACCACTGGAGGGGCAAAAGGCGTTGGACAGTCAACTACTGCGGCGGTAGTAATTTCTTTAATCACGATTTTTATTACTAATTTTATTCTGTCATGGTTAATGTTTCAAGGAACTGGTAGTGCGGTTATTGATTAG
- a CDS encoding methyl-accepting chemotaxis protein produces the protein MVSETDYQERFKQARTAYLEGDLAEASFITDGIMDDYPDDPSAFLLKGHIHLRQQEYDLAQVNYQKVLDLTDHQDLVTLAKQGLAEIEEDSEDQSLYPPEVEEPDFDDEVEEIGDDDDDNWTSSIQFDSIDWDIDDLEEEEIEDPTLQQNSPFDQSFSKNSNNPPPTLSKSEKRTEQKKSGDDDEQDEDDTAANFIDPSLDENNFDDDINLDSASNDLLSFDFDNADIDYEQFESDSNDEDLNQDEMQDTGAPTFVVSSEDEPELSDLEQMLTGETGFLNDLDDDLGDYSSQLEPLTAGKTSTNTGLNLEDDNMPLVPEGEEDLFFAPDELDDIPDIDADELPVSSIFTKDNKPEQIFPNVIETDENVFDSDFDNEITGSFSFDTDKINLDLEEDISVSSSLGDISGISSSIAINPEVEVPQGKLAKYYNFSLFTKQLVHGGVTGVVTFVIVLMVSLFQGGVKNIENTSVTTTESGAETTEQTQETRETQEIPLPFSRTLLLSLIAGISGGASTIAMGYLMTNHIKRYTNDLQNHFESIYQGDYEIKATVYSQDEFGTLAAGFNQMTKMIYTTTTEARKRAEETERAREDLQRQVIRLLDDVEGASRGDLTVQAEVTADVLGAVADAFNVTITNLRKIVKQVQQAAVQVNKASTDSEVFARNQSSDALRMAEELAVTLNSVQMMTDSIQRVAENAREAEEVARSSSVTALKGGDAVERTVAGILQIRETVSETTRKVKRLAEASQQISTIVAVISQISSRTNLLALNASIQAARAGEAGRGFAIVADEVRQLADRSAKSLQEIEQIVLQIQTETGSVMTAMEEGIQQVRDVTERSEQAKRALEDIIQVSNRIDALVRSITADTDEQRENSRGVAKVMQAVELTAQATSQESQRVAGSLQNLVGIAKDLISSVERFRVDD, from the coding sequence ATGGTATCAGAAACCGATTATCAAGAAAGATTTAAACAAGCTCGTACCGCTTATTTAGAAGGAGATTTAGCAGAAGCGTCCTTCATTACTGATGGTATTATGGATGACTATCCAGATGATCCTAGTGCATTCTTACTAAAAGGTCATATTCATCTACGACAACAAGAATATGATTTAGCTCAAGTTAATTATCAAAAAGTCTTGGATTTAACAGATCATCAAGATTTAGTGACATTGGCTAAACAAGGACTGGCAGAAATAGAAGAAGATAGCGAAGATCAATCTCTGTATCCTCCAGAGGTAGAAGAGCCAGATTTTGACGATGAAGTGGAAGAAATCGGTGACGATGATGATGATAATTGGACAAGCAGTATCCAATTTGACAGTATTGATTGGGATATAGATGATTTAGAAGAAGAAGAAATAGAAGATCCCACCCTACAGCAAAATTCTCCCTTTGATCAAAGTTTCTCTAAAAATTCCAATAATCCTCCCCCCACATTGAGTAAAAGTGAAAAACGCACAGAGCAAAAAAAATCAGGGGATGATGATGAACAGGATGAAGATGACACTGCCGCCAATTTTATTGACCCCTCTTTGGACGAAAACAATTTTGACGATGATATAAATTTAGATAGTGCATCTAATGATTTGTTGAGCTTTGATTTTGATAATGCTGATATAGATTATGAACAGTTTGAAAGTGATTCTAATGATGAAGATCTAAATCAAGATGAAATGCAAGATACAGGAGCTCCCACTTTTGTTGTGTCTAGTGAAGATGAACCTGAATTGAGCGATTTAGAACAAATGTTGACGGGGGAGACTGGTTTCCTTAATGATTTAGATGATGACTTGGGAGATTACAGTTCTCAGTTAGAACCTTTAACTGCTGGTAAAACTTCAACTAATACGGGATTAAATTTAGAGGATGATAATATGCCTCTCGTACCCGAAGGAGAAGAAGATTTATTTTTTGCCCCCGATGAGTTAGATGATATTCCCGACATTGATGCTGATGAGTTGCCAGTTTCGAGCATTTTTACAAAGGATAATAAACCAGAGCAGATATTTCCCAATGTTATAGAAACAGATGAGAATGTTTTTGATAGCGATTTTGATAATGAAATTACAGGTAGTTTTTCCTTTGATACAGACAAAATTAATTTAGATTTGGAAGAAGATATAAGTGTTTCTTCTTCTTTAGGAGATATTTCTGGCATATCCTCGTCTATTGCTATTAATCCAGAAGTAGAAGTTCCCCAAGGAAAACTTGCCAAATATTATAATTTTTCCCTATTCACTAAACAATTAGTACATGGTGGTGTTACAGGAGTTGTTACTTTTGTGATTGTGTTAATGGTAAGTTTGTTTCAAGGGGGAGTTAAGAATATAGAAAATACAAGTGTGACGACTACTGAATCTGGAGCAGAAACGACCGAACAAACTCAAGAAACAAGGGAAACTCAAGAAATACCATTGCCTTTTTCTCGGACATTGTTGTTAAGTTTAATCGCTGGTATTAGTGGTGGAGCTTCTACCATTGCAATGGGTTATTTGATGACTAATCACATTAAACGCTATACCAATGACTTGCAAAATCACTTTGAATCCATTTATCAGGGTGATTATGAGATAAAAGCAACGGTTTATTCTCAAGATGAATTTGGTACTTTAGCTGCTGGTTTTAATCAGATGACAAAAATGATTTATACCACTACCACAGAGGCGAGAAAGAGGGCTGAAGAGACGGAGAGAGCAAGGGAGGATTTACAAAGACAGGTTATTCGTCTTCTTGATGATGTGGAAGGAGCTTCTAGGGGTGATTTAACGGTACAAGCTGAGGTAACAGCAGACGTATTAGGGGCGGTAGCGGATGCTTTCAACGTGACTATTACTAACTTGCGGAAAATCGTTAAACAGGTACAACAGGCGGCGGTACAGGTTAACAAAGCAAGTACTGATAGTGAGGTGTTTGCTCGTAATCAATCGAGTGATGCGTTGCGGATGGCGGAAGAATTGGCCGTTACGTTAAATTCTGTTCAGATGATGACAGATTCAATTCAGAGGGTGGCAGAAAACGCCAGAGAAGCGGAAGAGGTGGCCCGTTCCTCTAGTGTTACGGCTTTAAAGGGTGGTGATGCGGTAGAAAGAACTGTTGCTGGTATTTTGCAGATTAGGGAAACAGTATCAGAAACAACCCGTAAGGTAAAAAGATTGGCAGAGGCATCCCAACAAATTTCAACGATTGTGGCTGTTATTTCTCAGATTTCTTCTCGTACCAACCTATTAGCTTTAAATGCTTCTATTCAGGCCGCAAGGGCAGGAGAGGCGGGGAGAGGATTTGCGATCGTTGCTGATGAGGTACGACAGTTAGCAGATAGATCAGCAAAATCCTTGCAGGAAATTGAACAAATTGTATTACAAATTCAAACAGAAACTGGTTCAGTTATGACGGCGATGGAAGAGGGTATTCAACAGGTAAGAGATGTAACCGAGAGGTCTGAACAGGCAAAACGGGCATTGGAAGATATTATTCAAGTGTCCAATCGTATTGATGCCTTGGTGCGATCGATTACAGCAGATACTGATGAGCAGAGAGAAAATTCCCGAGGAGTAGCAAAAGTAATGCAGGCGGTTGAATTGACAGCTCAGGCAACTTCTCAAGAATCTCAGAGAGTAGCTGGTTCTTTGCAAAATTTGGTGGGCATTGCCAAAGATTTAATTTCCTCTGTGGAACGTTTTAGGGTTGATGATTAG
- a CDS encoding chemotaxis protein CheW → MAENQYYPEVVNNNVPLGAEQTVEQVEAPEGELHLRFVLPSGDEFALSAVGIREVMQQESERITSVPNASPLLLGTINLRGEIIWVADLGQFLGYPNILNTDRAEIPVIAVEEQETILGLAVDKLGAMEWIDVDTLQLPQNLPDHIAPYIQGEWIDDKNKRIRLLDQIAILRSARWVA, encoded by the coding sequence ATGGCAGAGAATCAATACTATCCAGAAGTAGTGAATAACAATGTTCCTCTGGGGGCGGAACAAACAGTGGAACAGGTAGAAGCCCCAGAGGGTGAACTACATCTTCGCTTTGTACTGCCCTCTGGAGACGAATTTGCCCTTTCCGCCGTAGGAATTAGGGAAGTAATGCAACAAGAATCAGAACGTATCACCTCTGTGCCTAATGCTTCTCCTTTACTCCTAGGAACAATTAATCTTCGAGGTGAAATAATTTGGGTTGCAGATTTAGGTCAATTTTTGGGGTATCCTAATATCTTGAATACTGACAGAGCAGAAATTCCTGTAATTGCAGTAGAAGAACAAGAAACTATTTTGGGATTAGCTGTTGATAAATTGGGGGCAATGGAATGGATTGATGTAGATACGTTGCAACTACCACAAAATTTACCAGATCATATTGCTCCCTACATACAAGGGGAATGGATTGATGATAAGAATAAACGAATCAGGTTACTTGATCAAATTGCTATTTTACGTTCCGCCCGTTGGGTAGCATGA
- a CDS encoding response regulator transcription factor produces MSTVLLVEDSIPTRKMISELLTKQGFNVEVATDGIQALEVLPNLRPDLVILDIIMPKMNGYEVCRKIKSDPQTKDLPVIICSSKGEDFDRYWGIKQGADAYIAKPFREKELIATIKQFLKR; encoded by the coding sequence ATGAGTACAGTGTTACTTGTCGAAGATAGTATTCCGACAAGAAAAATGATTTCTGAACTATTAACCAAACAAGGTTTTAACGTAGAGGTAGCTACTGATGGAATTCAAGCCTTAGAAGTATTACCTAATCTTCGCCCTGATTTGGTTATATTGGATATTATCATGCCTAAAATGAATGGTTACGAAGTATGTCGTAAAATAAAATCTGATCCCCAAACCAAAGATTTACCTGTCATAATTTGTTCATCAAAAGGAGAAGACTTCGATCGCTATTGGGGTATCAAACAAGGGGCGGATGCCTACATAGCCAAACCTTTCAGAGAAAAAGAATTAATTGCTACTATTAAACAATTTTTAAAAAGATAA
- the hpnH gene encoding adenosyl-hopene transferase HpnH: MAVQLQQAIAVGTYILRQKLQGKKRFPLVLMLEPLFRCNLACPGCGKIQHPLEILKQYLNPEDCFRAVEECGAPIVSIPGGEPLLHPQIAEIVQGLVERRKFVYLCTNGILLEEKLSLFEPSPYLTFSVHLDGLKETHDKCVNREGVFDTAVKAIKTAKAQGFRVSTNTTVFEGTDPQQMQEFFDFLESLNTDGLMISPGYSYEWAPDQEHFLKREQTKALFRQILSPWKNGKKRWNFNHNPLFLDFLMGEKDYDCTPWGSPSYSVLGWQKPCYLMNEGYYQTFQELLDNTNWENYGHKSGNPKCADCMVHCGYEPTAAMDALNMENTGRAITSLFR, encoded by the coding sequence ATGGCAGTACAATTACAACAGGCGATCGCCGTCGGAACATATATACTGAGACAAAAACTACAGGGGAAAAAACGCTTTCCTCTTGTCTTAATGTTAGAACCCTTATTTAGGTGTAATTTAGCCTGTCCCGGTTGTGGAAAAATTCAACACCCCCTAGAAATATTAAAGCAATACTTAAACCCAGAAGATTGTTTTCGAGCAGTCGAAGAATGTGGCGCCCCCATTGTCTCCATTCCGGGAGGAGAACCTCTATTACATCCCCAAATAGCCGAAATTGTCCAAGGTTTAGTTGAACGTCGTAAGTTTGTTTATCTTTGTACTAATGGTATTTTACTAGAGGAAAAACTTTCTTTATTTGAACCCTCTCCCTACTTAACTTTTAGCGTCCATCTTGACGGCTTAAAAGAGACCCATGATAAATGTGTTAATAGAGAAGGAGTTTTTGACACCGCAGTCAAAGCCATTAAGACAGCCAAAGCTCAAGGTTTTAGAGTTTCAACTAATACAACCGTGTTTGAAGGTACTGATCCCCAACAAATGCAGGAGTTTTTCGATTTTCTCGAAAGTCTTAACACCGATGGCTTGATGATTTCTCCTGGTTACAGTTATGAATGGGCTCCAGATCAAGAACACTTTTTAAAAAGAGAACAAACTAAAGCTCTATTTAGACAAATTCTCAGTCCTTGGAAAAACGGGAAAAAACGTTGGAACTTCAACCATAACCCCCTCTTTCTCGATTTTCTAATGGGAGAAAAAGACTATGATTGTACTCCTTGGGGAAGTCCTAGTTATAGCGTGTTAGGTTGGCAAAAACCATGTTATTTAATGAATGAAGGCTACTATCAAACCTTCCAAGAATTATTAGATAACACTAACTGGGAAAATTACGGACATAAAAGTGGTAATCCTAAATGTGCTGATTGTATGGTACACTGCGGCTATGAACCTACCGCCGCTATGGATGCTCTCAATATGGAAAACACTGGTAGGGCAATTACCAGTCTATTTAGATAA